A window of Rhododendron vialii isolate Sample 1 chromosome 13a, ASM3025357v1 contains these coding sequences:
- the LOC131314771 gene encoding putative pentatricopeptide repeat-containing protein At5g59900: MKLFRPHRPFTNPNYQIKPISTPTSTTITAQSDHLDNDEKFVSHLLNIVRGKQSWRIALASPFVSSNLRPRHVEQVLAQTLDDSRLALRFFNFLGLHNNFTHSTASFCILIHALVRSNLVWPASSVLQTLILRGGPNNPALIFESLMRSYERLSFVSTYGFDLLVQNYVHYKRVLDSVVIVRLMCECRILPEVRTFSAVLNGLIRIKQFVMVLGLFDEIVGMGLRPDVYSRTAVVQSLCQLKDFDGAKEMIRSMESNGCELSVVTYNVLIHGLCKSRRAWEAVEVKNSLSQKGLKADVVTFCSLVLGFCAIKEFEVAKRLTDEMVELGFLPTKEALSCLVDGLRRKGCVADALDLVNKVGKVGLVPSPFVYNALINSLCKDGKLEEVEVLYNNMGEKGLFPSDVTYSILINSFCKRGQLDVGLCFLGKMTQVGIKPTVYHYNSLISGHCKLGKMHAAKDLLTGMIDKGLSPTVVTYSVLISGYCKEGEVHKAFRLYHEMTGKGISPNIYTFTALIYGLCHANKMAEASKLFNEMQQWNVIPNEITYNVMIEGHCREGNTVRAFELLDEMVKKGLVPDTYTYRPLISGLCSTGRVSEAKEFMDDLHTENRKLNEMCFSALLHGYCKEGRLKDAVSACSEMVERGVDVDIVCYAVLINGFLRHHGTKKLLGLLKEMHDQGLRPDNVIYTSMIDAYGKAGNLCKAFGVWDIMVSEGCIPNVATYTALIHGLCKAGSVDKAELLCKEMLVSSSIPNQITYGCFLDQLTTEGHMEKAVQLHNAMLIGSLANTVTYNILIRGFCKLGRIEDAVKILLEMGDNDILPDCISYSTIIYEYCRRGNLLEAMKLWDCMLSKGLNPDTVAYNFLIYGCCVAGELAKAFELRDEMMRRGLKPSMSTYNTLIVGTCLRS; this comes from the coding sequence ATGAAGCTTTTCCGTCCCCACCGTCCCTTCACAAATCCCAattaccaaatcaaacccaTTTCTACCCCTacttccaccaccatcaccgcccAATCTGACCACCTCGACAACGACGAAAAATTCGTGTCCCACCTCCTAAACATCGTACGAGGCAAGCAGAGCTGGAGGATCGCGCTCGCCAGCCCCTTCGTATCCAGCAACCTGAGGCCGCGCCACGTGGAGCAAGTCCTGGCCCAAACCCTAGACGACTCCAGGTTAGCCCTACGCTTCTTCAACTTCCTAGGCCTCCACAACAACTTCACCCACTCCACGGCGTCGTTTTGCATCCTCATCCACGCCCTGGTCCGGTCCAACCTCGTCTGGCCCGCGTCCTCAGTCCTGCAAACCCTAATTCTCCGCGGTGGGCCTAATAACCCGGCCCTCATTTTCGAATCGCTGATGCGTTCGTACGAGAGGCTCAGTTTCGTTTCGACTTACGGGTTCGATTTGTTGGTTCAGAATTACGTGCATTACAAGAGGGTGTTAGACTCTGTTGTGATTGTGAGGCTTATGTGTGAGTGTAGAATTCTGCCTGAAGTTAGGACCTTTAGTGCTGTTTTGAACGGTTTGATCCGGATAAAGCAGTTTGTTAtggttttgggtttgtttgatgAGATTGTGGGTATGGGTTTGAGGCCAGATGTTTATTCGCGCACGGCTGTGGTTCAGAGTTTGTGTCAGTTGAAGGATTTCGATGGGGCTAAGGAAATGATTCGGTCGATGGAGTCGAATGGGTGTGAGTTGAGCGTTGTGACGTATAATGTGTTGATTCATGGCCTTTGCAAGAGCCGGAGAGCTTGGGAGGCTGTTGAAGTCAAGAATTCATTGAGTCAGAAAGGATTGAAAGCTGATGTCGTAACGTTTTGCTCGTTAGTTTTGGGCTTTTGCGCCATTAAAGAATTTGAAGTTGCTAAACGACTAACGGATGAAATGGTTGAGTTGGGGTTCCTTCCTACTAAAGAGGCTCTTTCGTGCCTGGTTGATGGATTGAGGAGGAAGGGGTGTGTTGCAGATGCTTTGGACCTGGTTAATAAGGTGGGAAAAGTTGGATTAGTGCCTAGCCCATTTGTTTACAATGCATTGATCAATTCTCTGTGCAAAGATGGAAAGTTGGAAGAAGTGGAAGTGCTTTATAATAACATGGGAGAAAAAGGTTTATTCCCAAGTGATGTTACCTATTCTATTTTGATCAAttctttttgcaaaaggggGCAGTTGGACGTTGGTCTTTGTTTCTTGGGTAAAATGACCCAGGTAGGGATAAAACCAACCGTATATCACTACAATTCTCTGATTAGTGGCCATTGTAAGTTGGGAAAGATGCATGCAGCAAAAGATCTCCTTACAGGGATGATTGACAAAGGATTGTCTCCAACTGTTGTAACGTATTCCGTGTTAATAAGTGGATATTGCAAGGAAGGTGAAGTGCACAAGGCGTTTAGGCTCTATCATGAGATGACAGGGAAAGGCATTTCTCCCAATATTTACACCTTTACTGCTCTTATTTATGGCCTTTGTCATGCAAATAAGATGGCAGAAGCAAGTAAATTATTCAACGAAATGCAGCAATGGAATGTCATCCCAAATGAAATTACATATAATGTTATGATTGAAGGGCACTGTCGGGAAGGAAACACTGTAAGAGCTTTTGAACTGCTTGATGAGATGGTGAAGAAGGGACTCGTACCAGATACATATACCTATAGGCCCCTAATAAGTGGGCTTTGCTCCACTGGAAGGGTGTCTGAAGCTAAAGAATTCATGGATGATCTGCACACGGAGAATCGTAAGTTAAATGAGATGTGTTTTAGTGCACTACTACATGGTTATTGCAAGGAAGGAAGATTGAAGGATGCAGTGAGTGCATGCAGTGAGATGGTGGAAAGAGGAGTTGATGTGGATATCGTATGTTATGCAGTACTTATTAATGGATTTCTGAGACATCATGGTACAAAAAAGTTATTAGGTTTGTTAAAGGAAATGCACGATCAGGGTTTGAGGCCTGATAACGTAATATACACCAGTATGATTGATGCATACGGAAAAGCAGGAAACCTTTGTAAGGCATTTGGAGTTTGGGACATAATGGTTAGTGAAGGCTGTATTCCGAACGTTGCAACATATACTGCATTGATACATGGCTTATGTAAGGCAGGGTCTGTGGACAAAGCTGAGCTTCTTTGCAAGGAAATGCTGGTTAGCAGCTCCATTCCTAATCAAATCACTTATGGTTGTTTTCTTGACCAACTCACCACAGAAGGACACATGGAGAAAGCTGTACAGCTTCACAATGCGATGCTTATAGGGTCTTTAGCAAACACTGTGACGTACAATATACTTATTCGGGGTTTCTGCAAATTGGGCAGAATTGAGGATGCTGTGAAGATCCTACTTGAAATGGGGGATAATGATATTCTCCCTGATTGTATAAGCTATTCGACAATTATTTATGAGTACTGTAGAAGGGGGAATTTATTGGAAGCCATGAAGCTGTGGGACTGCATGCTGAGCAAGGGTCTAAATCCTGACACAGTAGCatataattttttgatatatGGTTGCTGTGTCGCTGGAGAACTTGCCAAGGCTTTTGAATTACGTGATGAAATGATGAGAAGGGGCCTGAAGCCGAGTATGTCTACATATAATACTCTCATTGTGGGGACCTGCTTGAGAAGTTAA